GTTATACCTTGGCAGTGCGCTGGGTGCGGTATTCGCGGGTGATTTCTTTACACTCTATATCTTCTGGGAGATAATGGCGTTCTCTTCGCTCGGGTTGATATGGTACAGCCGGACAGAGCGTGCGACGAATGCAGGGATGCGATATATCATATATCACCTGTTTGGAGGCTGCGTCTTTCTCGGAGGAATACTGATACATTACACGAATACAGGCTCCATTGCAGTAGGACCGGTAGAGCTCGGGATCGGATACGTGCTACTGCTTATAGGGATAGGTGTGAACACCGCATTCATACCATTACATACATGGCTGCCGGATTCATATCCGAAGGCAACGATAGCTGGCGCTGTATTCATGTCGGTATATACAACAAAGACGGGTGTGTACGTACTTGCGAGGACTTTCCCGGGTGTAGAAGCGGTGGCATACATGGGTGGTGTGATGGCTCTCTACGGCGTTGTATTCGCACTGCTGCAGAACGATGTGAGGAAACTTCTCTCTTACCATATCGTGAGTCAGGTCGGTTACATGGTGGCGGGGATAGGAATAGGCACATATATAGGGATAAACGGAGGAATCGCGCACGTTTTCAATCATATCCTGTATAAGGCACTGCTGTTCATGTGCATGGGTGCGGTGATATACAGTACAGGCAGGCGTAACCTGACGGAACTCGGTGGATTGGCAAAGAAGATGCCGATAACGACAATAACATGTGTGATAGCAGCTCTTTCTATTTCGGGCGTGATGGGCTTTAATGGATACGTGAGTAAAAGCATGGTAATCCACGCAGCGGAACTGTCGCACATGCGTATCCTTGCACTTGCTTTGATACTGGCTTCGGTAGGCACTTTCCTGTCCTTCCTGAAACTCACTTATTTCACGTTCTTCCGGCGAAACGAAGAAATAGAAGCGAAAGAAGCACCGTTATCTATGC
The window above is part of the Methanophagales archaeon genome. Proteins encoded here:
- a CDS encoding Na(+)/H(+) antiporter subunit D, encoding GLELTFLHADSLSLIMGYIFAIIGAGAIIYGLDVVRENGEYVCALLYLGSALGAVFAGDFFTLYIFWEIMAFSSLGLIWYSRTERATNAGMRYIIYHLFGGCVFLGGILIHYTNTGSIAVGPVELGIGYVLLLIGIGVNTAFIPLHTWLPDSYPKATIAGAVFMSVYTTKTGVYVLARTFPGVEAVAYMGGVMALYGVVFALLQNDVRKLLSYHIVSQVGYMVAGIGIGTYIGINGGIAHVFNHILYKALLFMCMGAVIYSTGRRNLTELGGLAKKMPITTITCVIAALSISGVMGFNGYVSKSMVIHAAELSHMRILALALILASVGTFLSFLKLTYFTFFRRNEEIEAKEAPLSMLIPMSVTAFLCVFIGVYPRVLYEILPYREVALQFHPYALGHTISTLELLAMTAVGFFTLQFAFSPHERVTRDIDYLYRKVGRRFIWFCEQPLMTVANFIDKSVLKLADAVVWFSRNPTLASRILIVMVGAVVTRPFNPTYMQYAHDLEELKQRYPGEVPRVAIGTGVLLALVLFALYLFIYLTHGVLWV